The Syngnathus acus chromosome 3, fSynAcu1.2, whole genome shotgun sequence genome includes a window with the following:
- the tnfaip8l3 gene encoding tumor necrosis factor alpha-induced protein 8-like protein 3: protein MDSDSGDQSDGDFLPGHESFNSRSLALQAQKKILSKMATMVVANMLTDDTSSEILDELYKTSREFTKSKKEAHKIIKDVIKIALKIGILYRNHQFSPDELDTVERFKKKMNQAAMTAVSFYEVEYTFDRNILSELLLECRDLLHTLVEQHLTARSHARIDHVFNHFAHGEFLAELYGDGDEYRLSLRKICNGINKLLDEGTL from the coding sequence GACACGAGAGCTTCAACTCGCGCTCCTTGGCTCTGCAGGCCCAGAAGAAGATCCTGAGCAAGATGGCGACCATGGTGGTGGCCAACATGCTGACGGACGACACCAGCAGCGAAATCCTGGATGAGCTGTACAAGACTAGTCGCGAGTTCACCAAGAGCAAGAAGGAGGCCCACAAGATCATCAAGGACGTCATCAAGATCGCCCTGAAAATCGGCATCCTGTATCGCAACCACCAGTTCAGCCCCGACGAGCTGGACACGGTGGAGCGTTTCAAGAAGAAGATGAACCAGGCGGCCATGACGGCGGTGTCCTTCTACGAGGTGGAGTACACCTTTGACCGGAATATTCTGTCCGAGCTCCTGCTGGAGTGCCGGGACCTGCTTCACACGCTGGTCGAGCAGCACCTAACGGCTCGCTCTCACGCTCGCATCGACCACGTTTTCAACCATTTCGCCCATGGCGAGTTCCTGGCCGAGCTCTACGGGGACGGAGATGAGTACAGACTGTCTCTGAGGAAGATCTGCAACGGCATCAACAAACTTCTGGACGAGGGGACGCTTTAA